From the genome of Cryptococcus neoformans var. neoformans B-3501A chromosome 1, whole genome shotgun sequence, one region includes:
- a CDS encoding hypothetical protein (HMMPfam hit to Carn_acyltransf, Choline/Carnitine o-acyltransferase, score: 644.7, E(): 6.1e-191): protein MPIRSSVFAQRALSQLKMPIATSKRTITNKPLYASQSTIPHLPVPPLSSTLHKYLETLSPLLSQSDFSQSASVVKAFAGSDQAKVLQQRLKNRAQEKDSWLSEWWNEAAYMGYRGRIIPNVSYFYLHKRGLGKGKSQEDRAAELVRATVEFKKLVDSELLEPEKIKGQPLCMASYRYLFNSARQPNSPSDFAKAYGPGNHHIVVLRNNRYFKVDTHGRGAKDLAETFKKIKIIADRQPGPNIGVLTADDRDVWTSARNHLFSLSPTNKSTVEAIDSAILLICLDAYPAPTTDDSRAWSYWAGGHANGKDGRGFNRWFDKHEIIVDSEGESGFNGEHSMLDGTPTLRLNEFMLASIDSQRIPLELDSSEMSRCSTMEPEELKFELDDKLKQIIEQSKRGFEEEMEKQDLKMVTFREYGKNLIKTYRVSPDAWAQLIFQLAFYRLFQRLPATYESCQTRKFLLGRTEVIRSASNEGKAWVEAMVNENFPEGDEGREKLFRKAVERHVQYAVWAADAQGVDRHLFGLKKLIAPGEPIPEIFSDPAFARSSHWELSTSNLGSRYLDGWGYGEVVEDGFGLSYSIEDDALRWGITKKKGPSGAGASAAELGQALESAAREVASMMERAKTVKTNA from the exons ATGCCTATCAGATCGAGCGTCTTTGCCCAGCGAGCCCTCTCTCAGCTCAAAATGCCTATCGCTACCTCCAAACGGACTATTACCAACAAGCCTCTCTACGCATCCCAGTCCACTATCCCTCACCTCCCTGTACCACCCCTTTCATCTACTCTTCACAAATATCTCGAGACCCTTTCTCCACTTCTTTCTCAGTCCGACTTCTCTCAATCCGCCTCTGTGGTCAAGGCTTTTGCTGGGTCAGATCAGGCAAAAGTCCTCCAGCAACGGCTCAAAAACCGAGCCCAAGAGAAGGACTCTTGGCTGAGTGAGTGGTGGAATGAGGCGGCCTACATGGGCTACAGGGGTCGAATCATCCCCAACGTCAGCTACTTCTATCTTCATAAGAGGGGACTGGGCAAGGGCAAGTCCCAAGAGGATAGAGCAGCCGAGCTGGTCAGGGCAACGGTTGAGTTCAAGAAGCTCGTTGATTCAGAGCTTTTAGAACCTGAAAAGATCAAAGGCCAACCTCTCTGTATGGCATCTTACAGGTACCTTTTCAATTCCGCTCGACAACCCAACAGCCCTTCTGATTTTGCCAAAGCATACGGCCCTGGCAACCATCATATTGTCGTCTTGAGAAATAATCGGTACTTCAAAGTTGACACCCACGGACGAGGTGCAAAAGATTTAGCCGAAACTTTCAAGAAAATCAAGATTATTGCCGACAGGCAACCGGGCCCGAACATAGGTGTTTTGACCGCCGACGATCGCGATGTATGGACCTCCGCTAGGAAtcaccttttctctctttcccccacCAACAAATCCACTGTCGAGGCAATTGACTCTGCAATCCTCTTGATCTGCCTCGACGCATACCCTGCTCCAACAACAGACGACTCTCGTGCTTGGTCATACTGGGCTGGCGGTCATGCtaatggaaaggatggcAGAGGTTTCAACAGGTGGTTCGACAAGCATGAAATCATTGTTGATAGTGAGGGGGAAAGCGGTTTTAACGGTGAAC ACTCGATGCTTGACGGGACACCTACTCTTCGTCTCAACGAATTCATGCTCGCCTCCATTGATTCGCAAAGGATCCCACTTGAGCTCGACTCTTCCGAAATGAGCCGCTGTTCTACGATGGAGCCAGAGGAGCTCAAATTTGAGCTAGATGACAAGCTTAAACAAATAATTGAGCAATCAAAGCGGGGCttcgaggaggagatggaaaagcAGGATCTGAAG ATGGTCACATTCAGGGAATACGGGAAAAATCTCATAAAGACCTATCGTGTTTCTCCTGACGCTTGGGCACAACTCATATTCCAGCTTGCATTTTaccgcctcttccagcgTCTGCCTGCTACCTACGAATCTTGCCAGACAAGGAAATTCCTTCTAGGTCGAACTGAAGTGATTCGATCTGCATCAAACGAAGGCAAAGCGTGGGTTGAGGCCATGGTCAACGAAAACTTTcctgaaggagatgagggcaGGGAAAAGTTGTTCAGAAAGGCTGTTGAGAGACACGTCCAGTATGCTGTCTGGGCAGCGGATGCCCAGGGCGTCGACCGTCATCTCTTtggtttgaagaagctcaTCGCCCCTGGCGAACCAATACCCGAAATCTTCTCCGACCCTGCTTTTGCCCGTTCCTCCCATTGGGAGTTGTCCACCTCTAATCTCGGCTCACGTTATCTTGACGGGTGGGGCTATGGTGAAGTCGTAGAAGACGGTTTTGGGTTAAGTTACAGCATTGAGGATGACGCGTTGAGGTGGGGTATtaccaagaagaagggaccGAGCGGTGCTGGTGCGAGTGCGGCCGAATTGGGCCAGGCTTTGGAGTCTGCAGCGAGGGAAGTGGCGTCGATGATGGAAAGGGCGAAGACCGTGAAAACCAATGCATAA
- a CDS encoding hypothetical protein (Match to ESTs gb|CF192385.1|CF192385, gb|CF192384.1|CF192384) — protein sequence MPPSNFRFKVRATKEALNVPCAPELTSLLSCFATTGDLRHTTSCADSAKALHTCMAQGKGKGGKSGSSINYLLGKIRR from the exons ATGCCTCCCTCCAATTTTCGTTTCAAGGTTCGCGCTACAAAAG AGGCTCTCAATGTCCCCTGCGCTCCGGAATTAACCAGTCTTCTCTCATGCTTTGCTACCACTGGCGACCTCAGACATACTACCTCTTGCGCAGACAGTGCAAAAGCTTTGCACACTTGTATGGCGCaaggaaagggcaagggagGAAAAAGTGGAAGCTCG ATCAACTATCTTTTGGGCAAGATCAGAAGATAG